Proteins encoded within one genomic window of Streptomyces taklimakanensis:
- a CDS encoding ABC transporter ATP-binding protein gives MTVDKTADASRSQDPSGAPLLEVRDLHVEFAGRDGAVRAVNGVNYDVRAGETLAVLGESGSGKSVTAQAVMGILDMPPGRIPKGEILFHGQDMLRMSEEERRRIRGARIAMIFQDALSSLNPVLSVGFQLGEMFRVHQGLSRKDAKAKAVELMDRVKIPAARARVNDYPHQFSGGMRQRIMIAMALALEPELIIADEPTTALDVTVQAQVMDLLAELQREYHMGLILITHDLGVVADVADKIAVMYAGRIVETAPVHELYKRPAHPYTRGLLDSIPRLDSKGRELYAIKGLPPNMAEVPPGCAFNPRCPRAREVCRTDTPPLYQVTEGAEGSGEAEAADGAGGPGPRASACHFWKETVHG, from the coding sequence ATGACGGTGGACAAGACCGCGGATGCTTCCCGGTCGCAGGACCCGTCGGGTGCTCCGTTGTTGGAGGTCCGTGATCTGCATGTGGAGTTCGCGGGTCGGGATGGTGCGGTGCGTGCCGTCAACGGGGTGAACTATGACGTGCGGGCCGGTGAGACGCTGGCGGTGTTGGGGGAGTCGGGGTCGGGGAAGTCGGTGACCGCGCAGGCGGTGATGGGGATTCTCGACATGCCGCCGGGGCGGATTCCGAAGGGGGAGATCCTCTTCCACGGGCAGGACATGTTGCGGATGTCCGAGGAGGAGCGGCGCAGGATTCGGGGTGCCCGGATCGCGATGATCTTCCAGGATGCTCTGTCGTCGTTGAATCCCGTGTTGAGTGTGGGGTTTCAGCTGGGGGAGATGTTCCGGGTTCATCAGGGGCTTTCGCGGAAGGATGCGAAGGCGAAGGCCGTGGAGCTGATGGATCGGGTGAAGATTCCGGCGGCGCGGGCGCGGGTGAACGATTATCCGCATCAGTTCTCCGGTGGTATGCGTCAGCGGATCATGATTGCGATGGCGTTGGCGTTGGAGCCCGAGTTGATCATCGCGGACGAGCCGACGACGGCGTTGGACGTGACGGTGCAGGCTCAGGTGATGGATCTGCTGGCGGAGTTGCAGCGCGAGTATCACATGGGTCTGATTTTGATCACTCATGATCTGGGTGTGGTGGCCGATGTGGCGGACAAGATCGCGGTGATGTATGCGGGGCGGATCGTGGAGACCGCTCCGGTGCACGAGTTGTACAAGCGGCCGGCGCATCCGTATACGCGGGGTCTGTTGGATTCCATTCCGCGGTTGGACAGCAAGGGTCGGGAGTTGTACGCGATCAAGGGGTTGCCGCCGAACATGGCGGAGGTGCCGCCGGGGTGTGCGTTCAATCCGCGGTGTCCTCGGGCGCGTGAGGTGTGTCGGACCGACACCCCGCCCCTGTACCAGGTCACCGAGGGAGCCGAGGGAAGCGGGGAAGCCGAGGCGGCCGACGGGGCAGGCGGGCCCGGTCCGAGGGCCAGCGCCTGCCACTTCTGGAAGGAGACCGTCCATGGCTGA
- a CDS encoding ABC transporter ATP-binding protein, with amino-acid sequence MADRVGAGEPILEVRDLVKHFPLTQGILFRRQVGAVRAVDGVSFALRQGETLGIVGESGCGKSTVAKLLMNLERPTSGQILYKGEDITRLSGRALKAVRRNIQMVFQDPYTSLNPRMTVGDIVGEPFEIHPEVAPKGDRRRRVQELLDVVGLNPEYINRYPHQFSGGQRQRIGIARGLALNPEVIICDEPVSALDVSVQAQVVNLMERLQDEFDLSYIFIAHDLSVVRHISDRVGVMYLGKMAEVGSDVEIYDHPTHPYTQALLSAVPQPDPELRDRRERIILTGDVPSPADPPSGCRFRTRCWKAQERCAQEVPLLAVPERFAGQDTPAAHPSACHFAEERTRVPAGEAAT; translated from the coding sequence ATGGCTGATCGCGTCGGTGCCGGTGAGCCGATTCTCGAGGTGCGGGATCTGGTGAAGCACTTTCCGTTGACGCAGGGGATCCTGTTTCGGCGGCAGGTGGGCGCGGTGCGGGCGGTGGACGGTGTGTCGTTCGCGTTGCGTCAGGGTGAGACGTTGGGGATCGTCGGCGAGTCGGGGTGCGGCAAGTCGACGGTGGCGAAGTTGTTGATGAATCTGGAGCGGCCGACCTCGGGGCAGATCCTGTACAAGGGTGAGGACATCACCCGGCTGTCGGGTCGGGCGTTGAAGGCGGTGCGGCGGAACATTCAGATGGTGTTCCAGGATCCGTATACGTCGCTCAATCCGCGGATGACGGTGGGGGACATCGTCGGGGAGCCGTTCGAGATCCATCCGGAGGTGGCGCCGAAGGGGGATCGGCGGCGTCGGGTTCAGGAGCTGCTGGATGTGGTGGGTCTGAATCCGGAGTACATCAACCGGTATCCGCATCAGTTCTCCGGTGGTCAGCGGCAGCGGATCGGGATCGCGCGGGGTCTGGCGTTGAATCCGGAGGTGATCATCTGTGACGAGCCGGTGTCGGCGTTGGACGTGTCGGTGCAGGCGCAGGTGGTGAACCTGATGGAGCGGTTGCAGGACGAGTTCGATCTGTCGTACATCTTCATCGCGCACGATCTGTCGGTGGTGCGGCACATCTCGGACCGGGTGGGGGTGATGTACCTGGGGAAGATGGCCGAGGTGGGGTCGGATGTGGAGATCTATGATCATCCGACGCATCCGTACACGCAGGCGTTGTTGTCGGCGGTGCCGCAGCCGGATCCGGAGTTGCGGGATCGGCGGGAGCGGATCATCTTGACCGGGGACGTGCCCTCGCCGGCGGATCCGCCGTCGGGGTGTCGGTTCCGTACCCGGTGTTGGAAGGCGCAGGAGCGGTGTGCGCAGGAGGTGCCCCTGTTGGCGGTGCCCGAGCGGTTCGCGGGGCAGGACACGCCCGCCGCCCATCCCTCCGCCTGCCACTTCGCCGAGGAACGGACCCGTGTGCCGGCCGGGGAGGCGGCGACCTGA
- a CDS encoding ABC transporter permease — translation MASAQRTVPVGRSPGQLMWRRFKRDRTGVAAACVVVFFFAVGLLAPVISRLYGKDPYTRYGQEREGLLNEYGYPIKPNGGIDSEFWFGLEPILGRDVLTQLVYGIRTSLFIAVAVTLATVLTAMVLGVVAGYLGGRTDYFIGRTIDLLMAFPNQLFFVAFMPIVVALFVDPADETPTYIRVLALILVLWFLGWMSLARILRGATLALREREFVEAAKVGGASPWRIVRKELLPNLVTPILVQATYMLPNFVTTAAALSFLGVGIVEPTPDWGRMFATGAEVYQNDITYMFFPGGAMVLFIVAFNLLGDSVRDAFDPRTAR, via the coding sequence ATGGCCAGTGCGCAGCGCACCGTGCCGGTCGGCCGGTCGCCGGGGCAGTTGATGTGGCGGCGCTTCAAGCGTGACCGCACGGGTGTCGCGGCCGCCTGTGTCGTGGTGTTCTTCTTCGCCGTCGGCCTGCTCGCGCCGGTCATCTCCCGGCTGTACGGCAAGGATCCGTACACCCGCTACGGGCAGGAGCGCGAGGGCCTGCTCAACGAGTACGGCTACCCGATCAAGCCCAACGGGGGCATCGACTCGGAGTTCTGGTTCGGCCTGGAACCCATCCTCGGTCGCGACGTGCTCACCCAACTCGTGTACGGCATCCGCACCTCGTTGTTCATCGCCGTCGCGGTGACCCTGGCCACCGTCCTGACGGCCATGGTGCTGGGGGTGGTCGCCGGGTACCTCGGCGGCAGGACGGACTACTTCATCGGCCGCACCATCGACCTGCTGATGGCCTTCCCCAACCAGCTGTTCTTCGTGGCGTTCATGCCCATCGTGGTGGCGCTCTTCGTCGACCCCGCCGACGAGACGCCCACCTACATCAGGGTGCTGGCGCTGATCCTGGTGCTCTGGTTCCTCGGCTGGATGTCCCTGGCCAGGATCCTGCGCGGCGCCACGCTGGCGCTGCGCGAGCGGGAGTTCGTGGAGGCCGCCAAGGTCGGCGGGGCCTCACCCTGGCGCATCGTCCGCAAGGAGCTGCTGCCCAACCTGGTGACCCCCATCCTGGTGCAGGCGACCTACATGCTCCCCAACTTCGTCACCACGGCCGCCGCGCTCTCCTTCCTCGGCGTCGGCATCGTCGAGCCGACCCCCGACTGGGGCCGGATGTTCGCCACCGGCGCCGAGGTCTACCAGAACGACATCACCTACATGTTCTTCCCCGGGGGCGCGATGGTCCTGTTCATCGTGGCCTTCAACCTCCTCGGGGACTCGGTCCGGGACGCCTTCGATCCCCGGACCGCCCGTTGA
- a CDS encoding ABC transporter substrate-binding protein, with the protein MRSHRTRGPRAVAAALTAGALLLGGCSAGGGGGGDERGGDEPAAQRSAIEFADAEASTGPAEDVPGAREGGTLRVYQRDSYAHLDPAQIYVQDEMTLAHLIHRKLTHVKLDNDGTYSVVGDLATDSGRPSDGGRTWTYTLKDGIRFEDGSPITSEDIRHTFERLFAPFVTQGPTYVQQWMANKTGAAYRELLPDGPYEGEHLPDSVLETPDEKTIVFRFAEPRNDLPYALAMSGYAVVSAEKDTRQKYDKDPLASGPYRIDSFKPGKSMKLVRNPEWDPKTDAARHQYVDGFDITFNHQYEDSTKRLLNDSGEARTAVSFNNAVDAGSHQRVMREARDRTVSGYQVFVAQLAINTRHVEDVRVRRAIAYAFPSKPYLAPYGGPSGGELAGGLISPLLPGYRKDYDPFGKLKKPGGDPVRARELLEEAGKVGTKLTFAYRNNDEEQKASIAVADALEKAGFDVQRKELPTDTYYDLIGDVDNDYDIYVNNWGHDWSSASTVIPPLYDGREVQDGAANYSHVDDPEINSRIDEIRKIADPEKAAAEWFELSEYILEEVTPAVPIYYFKQTQIAGSQVGGLVYNNDMSNLDVTKLYVKR; encoded by the coding sequence ATGAGAAGCCATCGAACACGCGGACCGCGCGCCGTGGCCGCGGCGCTCACGGCGGGAGCGCTGCTCCTGGGCGGATGCAGCGCGGGTGGCGGAGGAGGAGGGGACGAGCGGGGCGGGGACGAGCCCGCCGCGCAGCGCTCGGCGATCGAGTTCGCCGACGCCGAAGCCTCCACCGGCCCGGCCGAGGACGTCCCCGGGGCCCGCGAGGGCGGCACCCTGCGCGTCTACCAGCGCGACAGCTACGCCCACCTGGACCCGGCGCAGATCTACGTCCAGGACGAGATGACCCTCGCCCACCTGATCCACCGCAAGCTCACCCACGTCAAGCTCGACAACGACGGCACCTACTCGGTGGTGGGGGACCTGGCCACCGACAGCGGCCGCCCCTCCGACGGCGGACGCACCTGGACCTACACGCTCAAGGACGGCATCAGGTTCGAGGACGGCTCGCCGATCACCTCCGAGGACATCCGGCACACCTTCGAGCGCCTCTTCGCCCCCTTCGTCACCCAGGGGCCGACCTACGTCCAGCAGTGGATGGCGAACAAGACCGGCGCCGCCTACCGGGAACTGCTGCCCGACGGCCCGTACGAGGGCGAGCACCTGCCCGACTCCGTCCTGGAGACGCCGGACGAGAAGACGATCGTCTTCCGCTTCGCCGAACCGCGCAACGACCTGCCCTACGCCCTGGCCATGAGCGGCTACGCCGTGGTCTCCGCGGAGAAGGACACCCGGCAGAAGTACGACAAGGACCCACTCGCCAGCGGCCCGTACCGGATCGACTCCTTCAAGCCGGGCAAGTCGATGAAGCTGGTGCGCAACCCCGAGTGGGACCCGAAGACGGACGCCGCCCGCCACCAGTACGTCGACGGGTTCGACATCACCTTCAACCACCAGTACGAGGACTCCACCAAGCGGCTGCTCAACGACAGCGGCGAGGCGCGGACCGCCGTCAGCTTCAACAACGCCGTGGACGCCGGCAGCCACCAGCGGGTGATGCGCGAGGCGAGGGACCGCACCGTCTCCGGCTACCAGGTCTTCGTGGCCCAGTTGGCGATCAACACCCGCCACGTCGAGGACGTCAGGGTCCGTCGGGCCATCGCGTACGCCTTCCCCTCCAAGCCCTACCTGGCCCCGTACGGCGGTCCCTCCGGCGGTGAGCTGGCCGGCGGCCTGATCAGTCCGCTGCTGCCCGGCTACCGGAAGGACTACGACCCGTTCGGCAAGCTGAAGAAGCCGGGCGGCGACCCCGTCAGGGCCCGCGAACTGCTGGAGGAGGCGGGCAAGGTGGGGACGAAGCTCACCTTCGCCTACCGGAACAACGACGAGGAGCAGAAGGCGTCCATCGCCGTCGCCGACGCCCTGGAGAAGGCCGGGTTCGACGTCCAGCGCAAGGAACTGCCCACGGACACCTACTACGACCTCATCGGCGACGTCGACAACGACTACGACATCTACGTCAACAACTGGGGCCACGACTGGTCCAGCGCCTCCACCGTGATCCCGCCGCTCTACGACGGCCGGGAGGTCCAGGACGGCGCGGCCAACTACTCGCACGTCGACGACCCCGAGATCAACTCCCGGATCGACGAGATCCGCAAGATCGCGGACCCGGAGAAGGCCGCGGCGGAGTGGTTCGAGCTGAGCGAGTACATCCTGGAGGAGGTCACCCCGGCCGTCCCCATCTACTACTTCAAGCAGACGCAGATCGCCGGCTCCCAGGTGGGCGGGTTGGTCTACAACAACGACATGAGCAACCTCGACGTGACCAAGCTCTACGTCAAGCGGTAG
- a CDS encoding ABC transporter permease, with product MLRFLVRRTLGAFVILLIISACTFFLFYAIPRDPALLHCGKTCDPESLEIIRRNLGLDKPLTEQYWTYMVGIFAGRDFAVGPCPAPCFGYSFASNEPVWGTIVDRLPTTVSLALGGAVVFLVLGLGAGMLAAWRRGGLVDKLLSSMSLVFSSLQIYFVGPLAIALLVYQLELFRQPEYVPITSSPVDWFVGLLIPWFVLSLIFTAQYTRMSRSTLIEQLGEDHVRAARAKGMPGRTVFFRYAWRGSLIPIVTIFGIDLGALFGGAMVTEFTFTLPGLGRLAVESVLNTDLPMLMGVMLFAATMIILFNILVDAVYAFIDPRVRLSREEFGR from the coding sequence ATGCTGCGCTTCCTGGTGCGCCGGACACTCGGCGCCTTCGTCATCCTGCTGATCATCAGCGCCTGCACGTTCTTCCTGTTCTACGCCATCCCGCGCGACCCGGCGCTGCTCCACTGCGGCAAGACCTGCGACCCCGAGTCGCTGGAGATCATCCGCCGGAACCTGGGGCTCGACAAGCCGCTGACGGAGCAGTACTGGACGTACATGGTGGGCATCTTCGCCGGTCGGGACTTCGCCGTGGGTCCCTGCCCGGCGCCGTGCTTCGGCTACTCGTTCGCGAGCAACGAGCCGGTGTGGGGAACCATCGTCGACCGACTGCCCACCACCGTCTCGCTCGCCCTCGGTGGAGCCGTGGTCTTCCTCGTCCTCGGCCTGGGCGCCGGGATGCTCGCCGCCTGGCGACGCGGCGGGCTCGTCGACAAGCTCCTCAGCTCGATGTCGCTGGTCTTCAGCTCGCTGCAGATCTACTTCGTCGGCCCGTTGGCCATCGCCCTGCTGGTCTACCAACTGGAGCTGTTCCGGCAGCCCGAGTACGTGCCGATCACCTCCAGCCCGGTCGACTGGTTCGTGGGGCTGCTCATCCCGTGGTTCGTGCTGTCGCTGATCTTCACCGCCCAGTACACCCGGATGTCCCGCTCGACGCTGATCGAGCAGCTCGGCGAGGACCACGTGCGGGCGGCCAGGGCCAAGGGCATGCCCGGCCGCACGGTCTTCTTCCGCTACGCCTGGCGGGGCTCGCTCATCCCCATCGTGACCATCTTCGGCATCGACCTGGGCGCGCTGTTCGGCGGCGCGATGGTCACCGAGTTCACCTTCACCCTGCCCGGACTCGGGCGGCTGGCCGTGGAGTCGGTGCTCAACACCGACCTGCCCATGCTGATGGGCGTGATGCTGTTCGCCGCCACCATGATCATCCTCTTCAACATCCTGGTGGACGCCGTCTACGCGTTCATCGACCCACGCGTACGCCTGTCCCGGGAGGAGTTCGGCCGGTGA
- a CDS encoding oligopeptide/dipeptide ABC transporter ATP-binding protein, giving the protein MTTVTESAGPGAPPDTESFLSVRDLRVRFSTEDGTVRAVDGLSFDLARGRTLGVVGESGSGKSVTGLSVLGLHDRRTTEVTGRIVLDGQEVTGAGEKELRRLRGNKAAMVFQDSLTALSPYHTVGEQIAEPYRRHTGASRREARRRAVEMLGRVGIPHPRLRADDYPHQFSGGMRQRAMIAMALVCDPDLLIADEPTTALDVTVQAQILDLLGDLQREFGSAIVLITHDLGVVAETADEVLVMYAGRAVERGSAEQVLRSPRHPYTWGLLSSVPRLDGDVAEDLVPIPGSPPSLLDPPTGCPFHPRCAFTGEVGGTRCADERPEPPHGRGAACHLTADRQRALFVERISDGHSPD; this is encoded by the coding sequence GTGACCACAGTGACCGAGAGCGCGGGCCCCGGCGCCCCGCCCGACACGGAGTCCTTCCTGTCCGTCCGCGACCTGCGCGTCCGCTTCTCCACCGAGGACGGCACCGTCCGCGCGGTCGACGGGCTCTCCTTCGACCTGGCCCGCGGCCGGACCCTGGGCGTGGTCGGCGAGTCCGGCTCGGGCAAGTCGGTGACGGGACTGTCCGTCCTCGGCCTGCACGACCGGCGCACCACCGAGGTCACCGGCCGGATCGTGCTGGACGGACAGGAGGTGACCGGCGCCGGGGAGAAGGAACTGCGGAGGTTGCGCGGCAACAAGGCCGCGATGGTCTTCCAGGACTCGTTGACCGCCCTGTCGCCCTACCACACCGTCGGGGAGCAGATCGCCGAGCCGTACCGCCGGCACACGGGCGCCTCCCGGCGCGAGGCGCGCCGGCGTGCCGTCGAGATGCTCGGCCGGGTCGGCATCCCCCACCCCCGGCTGCGGGCCGACGACTACCCGCACCAGTTCTCCGGCGGCATGCGCCAGCGGGCGATGATCGCCATGGCCCTCGTCTGCGACCCCGACCTGCTGATCGCCGACGAGCCCACCACCGCGCTCGACGTCACCGTGCAGGCGCAGATCCTCGATCTCCTGGGCGACCTCCAACGGGAGTTCGGTTCCGCGATCGTCCTGATCACCCACGACCTGGGAGTGGTCGCCGAGACCGCCGACGAGGTGCTGGTGATGTACGCGGGCCGGGCCGTCGAGCGCGGCTCCGCCGAACAGGTCCTGCGCTCCCCGCGGCACCCCTACACCTGGGGGCTGCTGAGCTCCGTGCCGCGGCTGGACGGTGACGTGGCGGAGGACCTGGTGCCCATCCCCGGCTCCCCGCCGAGCCTGCTGGACCCGCCCACCGGCTGCCCCTTCCACCCCCGGTGCGCCTTCACCGGGGAGGTCGGCGGCACCCGGTGCGCCGACGAGCGCCCCGAGCCGCCGCACGGGCGCGGAGCCGCCTGCCACCTGACGGCGGACCGGCAGCGCGCCCTCTTCGTCGAACGGATATCCGACGGGCACAGCCCCGACTGA